A genomic region of Megalobrama amblycephala isolate DHTTF-2021 linkage group LG6, ASM1881202v1, whole genome shotgun sequence contains the following coding sequences:
- the ndufv3 gene encoding germ cell nuclear acidic protein: MATSLLRLGRLGSVKCLLREGWSTPRTPFVAALCTKGDVTPKTAKKAKASTIEADERASLLAYKPAVAFPSKLSATGFLLKDVALGESETAEVVSTAAASETTTDSPVADTAAADIAVEEAKITEVPPTDGATTESKVSKTSDVKAEVQKDQDVTSSSSSSDSDSDSDSDSDDEKPKTETPVQSGEKAAEEKKAPSLTIEEEGVTDKEATPETTSFEEAQESAETVTKATPEDVPVPSDKPVGSAETLIDPAPVISSTTEAIPEVSGESITVATPDKIVDTATEIKTAPTEEIAVEKEPEMKVEDEPEIKVEEEPEFKVEDEPEIKVEGEPEFKVEDEPEIKVEDEPEIKVEGEPEIKVEDEPEIKVEGEPEIKAEEAAKVSVDVVPKVTTEAGPEEVTDTAAKASPEASPEALGDVAAPKVEAGTLAATSEELVDTAPVTADAVEALAETDVVGTPEEKAPEKAPEPEPEPEPFDNTSYKNLQHHHYNMYTFADMDVEMSKHRLPQPSAGRH; this comes from the exons ATGGCGACGTCCCTGCTCAGGTTAGGTCGACTTGGATCTGTCAAG TGTCTCCTGCGTGAAGGCTGGAGCACACCTAGGACCCCATTTGTTGCAGCACTGTGCACTAAAGGGGATGTCACACCCAAAACAGCAAAAAAGGCAAAGGCTTCAA CCATAGAGGCCGATGAGAGAGCCTCTCTTCTAGCCTACAAGCCCGCTGTTGCCTTCCCTTCTAAGCTGTCTGCCACAGGATTCCTTCTCAAAGACGTAGCTTTAGGTGAGTCTGAAACTGCTGAGGTGGTTTCCACAGCCGCTGCAAGCGAGACGACAACTGACAGTCCTGTTGCTGATACGGCAGCAGCTGACATTGCCGTAGAAGAGGCAAAGATCACTGAAGTCCCACCTACTGATGGAGCCACTACAGAAAGTAAAGTAAGCAAGACCTCAGATGTTAAGGCAGAAGTACAGAAAGATCAAGATGTTACCTCTTCCTCATCCTCCAGTGATTCTGATTCAGACTCAGACTCTGATTCTGATgatgagaaaccaaagactgaaACACCAGTGCAGTCTGGAGAGAAAGCAGCAGAGGAGAAGAAAGCTCCTAGTCTGACAATTGAAGAAGAAGGTGTTACAGATAAAGAAGCAACGCCTGAAACTACCTCATTTGaagaagctcaagaaagtgctgAAACTGTGACTAAAGCAACACCAGAAGATGTTCCTGTACCAAGTGATAAACCAGTTGGATCAGCGGAGACCCTTATTGATCCTGCCCCTGTAATATCCTCCACGACTGAAGCAATTCCTGAAGTTTCTGGTGAATCCATTACAGTTGCCACTCCTGACAAGATAGTGGACACTGCAACAGAAATTAAAACGGCTCCTACAGAGGAGATTGCTGTTGAAAAGGAACCAGAAATGAAAGTTGAAGATGAACCAGAAATCAAAGTTGAAGAGGAGCCAGAATTTAAAGTTGAAGATGAACCAGAAATCAAAGTTGAAGGGGAACCAGAATTTAAAGTTGAAGATGAACCAGAAATCAAAGTTGAAGATGAACCAGAAATCAAAGTTGAAGGGGAACCAGAAATTAAAGTTGAAGATGAACCAGAAATCAAAGTTGAAGGGGAACCAGAAATTAAAGCTGAAGAAGCTGCAAAAGTTTCTGTAGATGTTGTCCCAAAAGTCACTACAGAAGCCGGGCCTGAAGAAGTAACTGACACCGCTGCTAAAGCTAGTCCTGAAGCATCTCCTGAGGCTCTTGGAGATGTTGCTGCACCCAAAGTGGAGGCAGGAACACTGGCAGCCACTTCCGAAGAGCTGGTAGACACTGCACCTGTGACCGCTGATGCTGTAGAGGCTCTGGCTGAGACGGACGTTGTGGGAACACCTGAGG AAAAAGCCCCTGAGAAAGCCCCGGAGCCAGAGCCAGAGCCTGAACCCTTTGACAACACCTCGTACAAGAACCTGCAACACCACCATTACAACATGTACACCTTTGCTGATATGGATGTAGAGATGTCGAAACACCGTCTGCCCCAGCCTTCCGCAGGCAGACACTGA